In Halorhabdus tiamatea SARL4B, a genomic segment contains:
- a CDS encoding RNA-guided endonuclease TnpB family protein, with the protein MSETVTKTLQASLATPTTGKEQRLQRLLDTYREALHDAFDNRANTMSAVNDIVTPYDLPYQAKDALKSYVPKLRDTYNAEELDDQHPLRLVNRAAKFDYSDEREHSFVWQVPMPGRGTNFWIPLRINPEQESLWFDLLSEDATAGELRLQRHRTSWELHVTVEYPVDEPTESDDATYIGFDVGESALITGCALKRDVPRKPMLVSGSQARHLRKEMFTTLRRLQSRDAAEWRVDERFDHYQNALTDIVEKASRRAVEYAESFENPVIVLEDLSYIRENLDYGKWMNRRLHSWAFARLQGRIEDKATEAGIRVEYVNAAYTSQTCHACGRLGRRAEQAEFVCPHDDCHVTEFQADINAAANIARRANPWGESVRWEPGRDDSPRGGSARDSATVHRETSPRTGQMTLAAYSD; encoded by the coding sequence GTGTCCGAGACGGTGACGAAGACGCTACAGGCTTCGCTCGCCACGCCCACAACGGGCAAAGAGCAACGCCTACAGCGGCTCTTGGACACCTACCGCGAAGCACTCCACGACGCCTTCGACAACCGGGCAAACACAATGTCTGCCGTCAACGACATTGTGACGCCTTACGACCTGCCGTACCAAGCCAAGGACGCGCTCAAGTCCTACGTCCCGAAACTCCGAGACACGTACAACGCCGAGGAGTTAGACGACCAGCATCCGCTTCGGCTCGTCAATCGGGCCGCGAAGTTCGACTACTCCGACGAGCGCGAACACAGCTTCGTCTGGCAGGTTCCGATGCCCGGACGCGGGACGAATTTCTGGATTCCGCTTCGGATTAACCCTGAACAGGAATCGCTGTGGTTCGACCTGCTCTCCGAAGACGCGACGGCAGGCGAGTTGCGCCTACAGCGCCACCGAACGTCGTGGGAGTTGCACGTCACCGTCGAATACCCGGTCGATGAACCGACCGAATCGGACGACGCGACGTACATTGGTTTCGACGTAGGTGAGAGCGCGTTGATAACGGGCTGTGCCCTCAAACGCGACGTACCACGGAAGCCGATGCTCGTCAGTGGCAGTCAGGCGCGACACCTCCGCAAAGAGATGTTCACCACGCTCCGGCGGCTACAGTCGAGAGACGCCGCTGAGTGGCGCGTGGACGAACGATTCGACCACTACCAGAACGCACTAACGGATATTGTCGAGAAGGCGTCTCGGCGGGCCGTCGAATATGCTGAGTCTTTCGAGAACCCAGTCATCGTGTTGGAAGACCTGTCGTACATCCGTGAAAATCTCGACTACGGCAAGTGGATGAACAGGCGGCTTCACTCGTGGGCGTTCGCTCGGCTACAGGGTCGAATCGAAGACAAAGCGACCGAGGCAGGGATTCGAGTTGAGTACGTCAACGCGGCGTACACGTCACAGACGTGCCACGCTTGCGGCCGTCTCGGTCGGCGGGCCGAACAAGCGGAGTTCGTGTGTCCACACGACGACTGCCACGTAACAGAGTTCCAAGCAGACATAAACGCGGCGGCGAATATCGCCCGTCGCGCTAACCCGTGGGGAGAGAGCGTCCGTTGGGAACCCGGACGCGATGACTCGCCTCGGGGTGGGAGCGCCCGTGACAGCGCCACAGTCCACCGAGAGACGAGTCCGAGAACCGGACAGATGACGCTCGCGGCCTACTCGGACTGA
- a CDS encoding RNA methyltransferase, with protein sequence MNVSVAVVDAQTPGNVGTIARAMKNFGLSDLKLVDPPELDPDGEAYGYAGQARDDIMPSADVVSFAEIVDNYHTVATTAITNEDATKHVRYPFVTPRELVEELKGIDSDVCLVFGREDVGLSNEELAEVDQICSIPASEDYPVLNLGQAATIVLYELRALTVEETQLPDITDRADQPAIEGLHDQFEGFLAAIDHPEEKRAKAGRLFRRVIGRAHPTGREVRTLRGLFRRVEQKLED encoded by the coding sequence ATGAACGTGAGCGTCGCCGTCGTCGATGCCCAGACGCCGGGCAACGTCGGGACGATCGCCCGCGCGATGAAGAACTTCGGCCTCTCGGATCTCAAACTGGTCGACCCGCCCGAACTCGATCCCGACGGGGAAGCTTACGGCTACGCCGGCCAGGCCCGCGATGACATCATGCCCAGCGCCGACGTGGTCTCCTTCGCGGAGATCGTCGACAACTACCACACCGTCGCGACGACGGCGATCACCAACGAGGACGCGACCAAGCACGTCCGGTATCCGTTCGTGACGCCGCGGGAACTCGTCGAGGAACTCAAGGGGATCGACAGCGACGTCTGCCTGGTCTTTGGCCGCGAGGACGTCGGCCTCTCCAACGAGGAACTCGCCGAAGTAGATCAGATCTGTTCGATCCCCGCCAGCGAGGACTATCCCGTCCTGAACCTGGGCCAGGCCGCCACGATCGTCCTCTACGAACTCCGGGCGCTGACCGTCGAGGAGACCCAGCTGCCCGACATCACTGATCGGGCCGATCAGCCAGCGATCGAGGGATTGCACGATCAGTTCGAGGGCTTCCTCGCGGCGATCGACCATCCCGAGGAGAAACGGGCGAAGGCCGGGCGGCTCTTCCGGCGGGTGATCGGCCGTGCCCATCCCACGGGCCGGGAGGTTCGGACGCTGCGGGGGCTCTTCCGACGGGTCGAGCAGAAACTGGAGGACTAG
- the psmB gene encoding archaeal proteasome endopeptidase complex subunit beta — MNPNLNMNPHDSGRTDPYEPELGSIATDDDDAENVTKTGTTTVGLSTAEGVVIATDRRASLGGRFVSNKNVVKVEEIHPTAAMTLVGSVGGAQSFIRTLRSEASLYATRRGESISISALATLAGNFARGGPFLAIHPILGGVDDEGTHVYTIDPAGGVMEDDYAVTGSGMQVAYGTIEGEYDAEMSVDDARDLATKAVQAASERDTGSGNGLVIAEITDEGVEIEEFDALEDAL, encoded by the coding sequence ATGAACCCGAATCTAAACATGAACCCACACGATAGCGGACGGACAGACCCCTACGAACCCGAACTCGGTTCGATCGCGACCGACGACGACGACGCCGAGAACGTGACGAAGACCGGGACGACGACTGTCGGTCTCTCGACCGCTGAGGGCGTTGTGATCGCGACCGACCGTCGTGCGAGTCTGGGCGGTCGGTTCGTCTCGAACAAGAACGTCGTCAAGGTCGAGGAGATTCACCCGACTGCGGCCATGACGCTGGTCGGGAGCGTCGGCGGTGCCCAGTCGTTCATCCGAACGTTGCGCTCGGAGGCCAGCCTGTATGCGACCCGGCGCGGCGAATCCATCAGCATCAGCGCGCTGGCGACGCTTGCGGGCAACTTCGCCCGCGGCGGTCCCTTCCTCGCGATCCACCCGATCCTTGGTGGTGTCGACGACGAGGGCACGCACGTCTACACGATCGACCCCGCCGGCGGCGTCATGGAAGACGACTACGCCGTCACCGGCAGCGGGATGCAGGTCGCCTACGGGACCATCGAGGGCGAGTACGACGCCGAGATGTCCGTCGACGACGCGCGCGACCTCGCGACGAAGGCGGTCCAGGCCGCAAGCGAGCGTGACACCGGCTCCGGCAACGGTCTCGTGATCGCCGAGATCACCGACGAGGGCGTCGAGATCGAGGAGTTCGACGCGCTCGAAGACGCGCTGTAG
- a CDS encoding class II fumarate hydratase, whose translation MTDSEDYRIEADSLGEMEVPADAYWGAQTQRAIENFPISDRRFGRRFIRALGVVKKGAAQANRDLGLLDEEKADAIVAAADEVIAGDHDDQFPVDIFQTGSGTSTNMNANEVIGNRATEIVGGEIGSKEIHPNDHVNYGQSSNDVIPTAMHVAVLEAIERDVLPGLETLREELERKEEEFDDVVKTGRTHLQDATPIRLGQEFSGYRTQIEKGIARVEETRERAAELALGGTAVGTGLNTHPEFPELAAEYISEETLLTFREADNHFEAQAAHDAMSEVHGALRTVAGSLQKIANDLRLLASGPRNGLGEIDQPENQPGSSIMPGKINPVVAESVNQVYAQVVGNDATVSTGAANGQIDLNLYKPVIAANVLESARLIANVSGAFATKFVAKLEADREHCEARVEQSMALATALNPAIGYDKASEVAKEAMKTGQTIREVAIEKGYLTEDEADDVLDPAKMTERVILGDE comes from the coding sequence ATGACCGACAGCGAGGACTACCGGATCGAAGCCGACAGCCTCGGCGAGATGGAAGTACCAGCCGACGCCTACTGGGGGGCACAGACCCAGCGCGCGATCGAAAACTTCCCGATCAGCGATCGGCGCTTCGGACGACGCTTCATCCGGGCGCTCGGCGTCGTCAAGAAAGGTGCAGCACAGGCAAACCGCGATCTCGGGCTGCTGGACGAGGAGAAAGCCGACGCCATCGTCGCGGCCGCCGACGAGGTCATCGCCGGCGATCACGACGACCAGTTCCCGGTCGACATCTTCCAGACGGGGTCGGGCACCTCGACGAACATGAACGCCAACGAGGTGATCGGCAATCGAGCCACCGAGATCGTCGGCGGCGAGATCGGCTCGAAGGAGATCCACCCGAACGACCACGTCAACTACGGCCAATCGAGCAACGACGTCATCCCGACGGCGATGCACGTCGCCGTTTTGGAGGCGATCGAACGCGACGTCCTCCCCGGACTGGAGACGCTCCGGGAGGAACTGGAACGCAAGGAGGAGGAATTCGACGACGTGGTCAAGACCGGCCGGACCCACCTCCAGGACGCGACGCCGATCCGGCTGGGCCAGGAGTTCTCGGGCTACCGGACCCAGATCGAGAAGGGGATCGCCCGCGTCGAGGAGACGCGCGAGCGGGCGGCCGAACTGGCACTCGGTGGGACAGCCGTCGGGACCGGGCTCAACACCCACCCCGAATTTCCCGAACTCGCGGCCGAGTACATCAGCGAGGAGACGCTACTCACCTTCCGGGAGGCCGACAACCACTTCGAGGCCCAGGCGGCCCACGACGCGATGAGCGAGGTCCACGGCGCGCTTCGGACCGTGGCGGGATCGCTCCAGAAGATCGCCAACGACCTCCGACTGCTGGCCTCCGGGCCGCGCAACGGCCTTGGCGAGATCGACCAGCCCGAGAACCAGCCCGGCTCCTCGATCATGCCGGGGAAGATCAACCCCGTCGTCGCCGAGTCAGTCAACCAGGTGTACGCCCAGGTCGTCGGCAACGACGCCACCGTCTCGACCGGCGCGGCCAACGGCCAGATCGACCTCAATCTCTACAAGCCGGTGATCGCGGCGAACGTCCTGGAGTCGGCCCGACTGATCGCCAACGTCAGCGGTGCCTTCGCGACGAAGTTCGTCGCCAAACTCGAAGCTGATCGCGAGCACTGTGAAGCGCGCGTCGAACAGAGCATGGCCCTCGCCACGGCACTCAACCCCGCGATCGGCTACGACAAGGCCAGCGAGGTCGCCAAGGAGGCGATGAAGACCGGCCAGACGATCCGAGAAGTCGCCATCGAGAAGGGGTACCTCACCGAGGACGAGGCCGACGACGTCCTCGATCCGGCGAAAATGACCGAGCGCGTCATTCTCGGCGACGAGTGA
- a CDS encoding DUF7437 domain-containing protein: MSNASANNASRATGDTARRFFVVQELLTSPELAQFYTDVLLNSPTTITAVRERRGLSKSTAYKYANKLAELRIAEELDAYEDGSALWRADAVSGVWSGEATVEFGPVLIAVFGATTANDDLQLFVQRHGKAALAPAVMGTIEYLLGKTTRRGVAEELNVSAVEGIAVTQAIEGIVALVKDHDPTLDDISFEVPVHERALEQTPYQRADD; the protein is encoded by the coding sequence ATGTCGAACGCATCCGCCAACAATGCATCACGGGCGACTGGAGATACAGCCCGGCGGTTTTTCGTGGTGCAAGAACTGCTGACTTCGCCCGAACTCGCGCAGTTTTATACGGATGTATTGCTCAACTCGCCGACGACCATCACTGCAGTACGCGAACGCCGGGGGCTTTCGAAAAGTACGGCGTATAAGTATGCCAACAAACTGGCAGAGCTTCGCATCGCCGAAGAACTCGATGCCTACGAGGATGGGTCAGCACTCTGGCGGGCAGACGCTGTGAGTGGTGTCTGGAGTGGGGAAGCCACGGTTGAATTCGGCCCAGTCCTGATCGCGGTCTTTGGCGCAACCACCGCCAACGACGACCTCCAGTTGTTCGTCCAGCGGCACGGTAAAGCAGCGCTTGCCCCGGCAGTCATGGGAACCATCGAGTACCTGCTGGGGAAGACGACACGTCGTGGCGTTGCCGAGGAATTGAACGTCTCGGCTGTCGAGGGGATCGCCGTCACGCAGGCAATCGAGGGGATCGTCGCACTGGTCAAAGATCACGATCCGACGCTTGATGACATCTCGTTCGAGGTACCAGTACACGAACGTGCCCTGGAGCAAACACCGTACCAGCGCGCCGATGACTGA
- a CDS encoding IS4-like element ISHti13 family transposase gives MHNAPSSDQIERRLTTLFPSAALEDHAEAVGVIERDGKLQIPPLVWSFAFGFATGESRTLAAFRRSYNSTADKPLSPGGYYQRLTPTLAEYLHDLVEYGLDEVAVPHTVTDQFDRFRDVMIADGTVLRLHQFLSDEFEGRNEEQAGARLHLLHNPSDQMLERFSITDEKAHDSTEFNTGSWLEQRLVLFDQAYFKYRRFALIDENDGYFVSRLKPDANPVVTDELREWRGDAIPLEGEKIHDVVEDLYRKYIDVEVEAEFKRGPYNGTRSLDSKRFRVVGVRDEDADDYHLYITNLPREEFLPEDLATIYRCRWAVERLFRELKTQYGLDEFDTTKEHVVEILVYAALLSLLVSRELLSLVTECADDEAVFPPGRWAATFRSHAQLILNDLGEFLGYSPPPLLERLIEDAQKIHSQRPILQETLATATQPRTEA, from the coding sequence GTGCACAACGCTCCCTCCTCAGATCAGATTGAACGTCGGCTCACTACCCTCTTTCCCTCTGCTGCGCTGGAAGATCACGCCGAGGCTGTCGGCGTGATCGAACGAGACGGAAAGCTCCAGATCCCGCCGCTCGTGTGGTCGTTTGCGTTCGGCTTCGCCACTGGCGAGAGCCGAACGCTCGCAGCCTTCCGTCGGAGCTACAACTCCACAGCTGACAAACCGCTGTCTCCCGGTGGGTACTACCAGCGATTGACGCCGACGTTGGCAGAGTATCTCCACGACCTCGTCGAGTACGGCCTCGACGAGGTCGCTGTCCCCCACACTGTGACCGACCAGTTCGACCGATTCAGAGACGTGATGATTGCTGATGGGACGGTGTTGCGCCTGCACCAGTTCCTCTCCGATGAGTTCGAAGGACGCAACGAGGAGCAGGCTGGAGCACGGCTCCACCTGCTCCACAACCCGAGCGATCAGATGCTGGAACGATTCAGCATCACCGACGAGAAAGCCCACGACAGCACGGAGTTCAACACCGGCTCGTGGCTCGAACAGCGGCTGGTACTGTTCGATCAGGCGTATTTCAAATACCGGCGGTTCGCGTTGATCGACGAGAACGATGGCTACTTTGTGAGTCGGCTGAAACCCGACGCAAATCCGGTTGTAACGGACGAGTTACGGGAATGGCGTGGCGACGCCATTCCCTTGGAAGGAGAGAAGATCCACGATGTCGTTGAGGATCTCTACCGGAAATACATCGATGTGGAAGTCGAGGCTGAGTTCAAGCGCGGGCCGTACAACGGAACACGGTCGCTGGACTCCAAGCGGTTCCGCGTCGTCGGCGTCCGCGACGAGGACGCCGACGACTACCATCTGTACATCACGAATCTGCCGCGTGAGGAGTTTCTCCCGGAAGATTTAGCGACGATCTATCGGTGTCGGTGGGCTGTCGAGCGGTTGTTTCGGGAGCTCAAGACGCAATACGGACTGGATGAGTTCGACACAACGAAAGAGCACGTTGTGGAGATTCTGGTGTATGCGGCGTTGTTGTCGCTGTTAGTGAGTCGTGAGTTGCTGTCGCTGGTGACAGAGTGCGCCGATGATGAAGCTGTCTTCCCTCCAGGGCGTTGGGCGGCGACCTTCCGGTCGCACGCCCAACTCATTCTCAACGATTTGGGTGAATTCCTCGGCTACTCGCCACCTCCGCTGTTGGAACGGCTGATCGAAGATGCACAGAAAATCCATAGCCAACGACCGATACTACAGGAGACGCTCGCTACCGCTACACAACCGAGGACTGAGGCTTAG
- a CDS encoding HAD family hydrolase, with amino-acid sequence MRLEATEIHALGHSCGIGEAEDTGALPGGEVYSGDNDDETPENLYTLSADDWSIMRSGWEDDLLFTHNGTKFHVCSIEELTTASEPR; translated from the coding sequence ATGAGACTGGAAGCGACCGAAATCCACGCACTCGGCCATTCGTGCGGCATCGGCGAAGCCGAAGACACCGGGGCGCTACCCGGTGGCGAAGTGTATAGTGGAGATAACGACGACGAAACACCAGAGAATCTATACACGCTGTCAGCTGATGATTGGAGTATTATGCGTTCTGGTTGGGAAGACGACCTCCTCTTCACCCACAATGGGACTAAATTTCACGTCTGCAGTATTGAAGAACTCACAACGGCCTCGGAGCCCAGATAA
- a CDS encoding transcriptional regulator, whose product MQRTTRERIADRLRGESLSATALAAAFELSTTTVIDHVEHIARSLEDTDEQLLVAPPACEDCGFDRFDDRLNEPSRCPECHSENLSPPIFRIE is encoded by the coding sequence ATGCAGCGGACCACGCGCGAGCGGATCGCCGATCGGTTACGGGGGGAATCGCTGTCCGCGACGGCACTCGCCGCGGCGTTCGAACTCTCGACGACGACGGTGATCGATCACGTCGAGCACATCGCCCGGTCGCTCGAAGATACTGACGAGCAGTTGCTGGTCGCGCCCCCGGCGTGTGAAGACTGTGGGTTCGACAGGTTCGACGACCGGCTGAACGAGCCGAGTCGCTGCCCCGAGTGTCACAGCGAGAACCTTTCGCCGCCGATCTTTCGGATCGAGTGA
- the pth2 gene encoding peptidyl-tRNA hydrolase Pth2: protein MKQAIVARADLNMGEGKLAAQVAHAALMAYEDADRQSQSAWKGSGQKKVVLQADGEAALFKLADKAEREGLPHAIVRDAGHTELEPGTVSALAIGPASEGAIDRVTGDLSLY, encoded by the coding sequence ATGAAGCAGGCGATCGTCGCACGTGCGGATCTGAACATGGGTGAGGGGAAACTCGCGGCCCAGGTCGCCCACGCCGCCCTGATGGCCTACGAAGATGCCGACAGACAATCCCAGTCGGCCTGGAAGGGCAGCGGCCAGAAGAAGGTCGTCCTCCAGGCAGACGGCGAGGCGGCGCTGTTCAAACTCGCCGATAAAGCCGAACGCGAAGGACTCCCCCACGCTATCGTCCGGGACGCCGGCCACACCGAACTCGAACCGGGGACCGTCTCGGCGCTCGCTATTGGTCCAGCCAGCGAGGGAGCTATCGACCGCGTCACGGGAGACCTTTCGCTGTATTGA
- the gatE gene encoding Glu-tRNA(Gln) amidotransferase subunit GatE has translation MTADFDYEALGLVAGLEIHQQLDTESKLFCNCPTTLREPAESTTTITRYLHPTKSELGELDEAALEESQVEREFEYLTYDTTCLVEADDEPPHRVDDEALAVALEIAQLLDMRAVDQVHVMRKLVIDGSNTSGFQRTMLVATDGEIETSEGPVGVEDLMLEEESAQRVEETDSGVRYSLDRLGIPLVEIGTDPDIRSPAQAQEAAERIGMLLRSTGQVRRGLGTIRQDVNVSIAEGARVEIKGVQSLEDIEDIVRNEVGRQVELLDIADELAKRDAMIGEPQDVSAVFEETDSGVIQGALTDGGEVWAVALPGFGGLVGREIQPDRRLGTEFSDHAKRHGAGGIFHTDELPAYGVTEGEVEALAEAVGLDPGAVTGEGAKDAVAIVADAPDVAEQSIEAVAERAETAMEGVPEETRDATEEATTRYLRPLPGAARMYPETDVPPVDPDPTDVETPELLTAKTERYQREYDLDAGLAEQVVYGQRWALFEEAVESGVDATLAAQTVESTVTEIRRDGAPVENLTDDHFRELFALLADGELAKEGVPDLLAALAENPELGAEEAAEQEDLGSAGEDEVREAVVTVVERHEAQIEEEGMAAFSGLMGECMGELRGKADGDVVSDVLREEIQKRA, from the coding sequence ATGACTGCCGACTTCGACTACGAGGCCCTCGGGTTGGTCGCCGGACTGGAGATCCACCAGCAACTCGACACCGAAAGCAAGCTGTTCTGTAACTGCCCGACCACGCTCAGAGAGCCCGCCGAATCGACGACGACGATCACGCGGTACCTCCACCCGACGAAGAGCGAACTCGGGGAACTCGACGAAGCCGCCCTCGAGGAGAGTCAGGTCGAACGCGAGTTCGAGTATCTCACCTACGACACGACCTGCCTCGTCGAGGCCGACGACGAGCCGCCACACCGAGTCGACGACGAGGCGTTGGCCGTCGCTCTGGAGATCGCTCAGCTGCTGGACATGCGTGCCGTCGACCAGGTACACGTCATGCGCAAACTCGTCATCGACGGCTCGAACACCTCCGGATTCCAGCGCACCATGCTGGTCGCGACAGACGGCGAGATCGAGACCAGCGAGGGGCCGGTCGGCGTCGAGGACCTCATGCTCGAAGAGGAGAGCGCCCAGCGCGTCGAGGAGACCGACTCGGGCGTCAGATATAGCCTCGACCGCCTCGGCATCCCCCTCGTCGAGATCGGCACCGATCCGGACATCCGCTCGCCGGCACAGGCCCAGGAGGCCGCCGAACGCATCGGGATGCTCCTGCGCTCGACGGGTCAGGTCCGCCGTGGACTGGGGACGATCCGCCAGGACGTCAACGTCTCGATCGCCGAGGGTGCCCGCGTCGAGATCAAAGGGGTCCAGAGCCTCGAGGACATCGAGGACATCGTCCGCAACGAAGTGGGTCGGCAGGTCGAACTGCTCGACATCGCCGACGAACTGGCCAAACGCGACGCCATGATCGGCGAGCCACAGGACGTGAGCGCGGTCTTCGAGGAAACAGACAGCGGCGTCATCCAGGGCGCACTCACTGACGGCGGTGAGGTCTGGGCCGTCGCCCTGCCTGGGTTCGGCGGCCTCGTCGGCCGAGAGATCCAGCCCGATCGCCGCCTGGGAACGGAGTTCTCCGACCACGCAAAGCGCCACGGAGCGGGTGGCATCTTCCACACCGACGAACTCCCGGCCTACGGCGTCACCGAGGGTGAAGTCGAGGCACTGGCCGAAGCCGTCGGCCTCGATCCCGGCGCAGTCACTGGCGAGGGTGCCAAAGATGCAGTCGCCATCGTCGCCGACGCGCCCGACGTTGCCGAGCAGTCGATCGAAGCCGTCGCTGAACGGGCCGAGACCGCGATGGAGGGCGTCCCTGAGGAAACTCGGGACGCTACCGAGGAGGCGACAACGCGATATCTTCGGCCGCTCCCCGGCGCGGCGCGGATGTACCCCGAGACGGACGTCCCGCCGGTCGACCCCGACCCAACGGACGTCGAGACGCCGGAACTCCTCACCGCGAAGACGGAACGCTACCAGCGCGAGTACGATCTCGACGCCGGACTGGCCGAACAGGTCGTCTACGGGCAGCGCTGGGCCCTCTTCGAGGAGGCCGTCGAGTCGGGCGTCGACGCGACGCTGGCCGCACAGACGGTCGAGTCGACCGTCACCGAGATCCGGCGGGACGGCGCACCCGTGGAGAACCTCACCGACGACCACTTCCGGGAACTGTTCGCACTGCTGGCCGACGGGGAACTCGCCAAGGAGGGTGTGCCGGACCTGCTCGCCGCCCTCGCGGAGAACCCCGAGTTGGGTGCCGAAGAGGCGGCCGAGCAGGAGGACCTCGGGAGTGCGGGCGAGGACGAAGTCCGGGAGGCAGTCGTCACCGTCGTCGAGCGTCACGAAGCCCAAATCGAGGAAGAGGGGATGGCTGCCTTCTCCGGGTTGATGGGCGAATGCATGGGTGAACTCCGCGGGAAGGCCGACGGCGACGTCGTCAGCGACGTGCTCCGCGAGGAGATCCAGAAGCGCGCCTGA
- the psmA gene encoding archaeal proteasome endopeptidase complex subunit alpha, with translation MQGNQQQQAYDRGITIFSPDGRLYQVEYAREAVKRGSASVGVRTDEGVVLAADRQTRSSLIERDSIEKTHKIDDHIAIASAGHVADARKLIDFARRRSQVERLRYDQPMGVEALTKSITDTIQEYTQTGGARPFGVALIVGGMENGEPRLFETDPSGTPYEWSALAVGGGREEIQEYFEDNYEDGMTLEQGVGLALEGLAEPNDDGLDPDGVDLQTVDEEGVLGVSQDVIEEHLEESDLLGGDDE, from the coding sequence ATGCAAGGGAACCAACAACAGCAGGCCTACGATCGCGGGATTACGATTTTCTCGCCGGACGGCCGGCTCTATCAGGTCGAGTACGCACGGGAAGCCGTCAAACGCGGAAGCGCAAGCGTCGGTGTTCGCACCGACGAGGGCGTCGTCCTGGCGGCGGACCGACAGACGCGCTCGTCGCTCATCGAGCGCGACAGCATCGAGAAGACACACAAGATCGACGACCACATCGCCATCGCGAGCGCCGGTCACGTCGCCGACGCGCGCAAACTCATCGACTTCGCGCGCCGACGGTCGCAGGTCGAGCGCCTGCGATACGACCAGCCGATGGGTGTCGAAGCGCTGACGAAGTCCATCACCGACACGATCCAGGAGTACACCCAGACGGGTGGCGCGCGCCCCTTCGGCGTCGCGCTGATCGTCGGCGGGATGGAGAACGGCGAGCCTCGCCTCTTCGAGACCGACCCGTCGGGGACGCCCTACGAGTGGTCGGCGCTGGCGGTCGGCGGCGGCCGTGAAGAGATCCAGGAGTACTTCGAGGACAACTACGAGGACGGCATGACCTTAGAGCAGGGTGTCGGTCTCGCCCTGGAAGGATTGGCCGAGCCGAACGACGACGGACTCGATCCCGACGGCGTCGACCTCCAGACGGTCGACGAGGAGGGCGTCCTCGGCGTGAGCCAGGACGTGATCGAGGAGCACCTCGAGGAGAGCGACTTGCTCGGAGGTGACGACGAATGA